ATATATTCTTTTCACCTTTTGTTTTTAGAGATTTGAAGACACTGTTGACGGCTTTATTCTTTTTGTTTATTTCGATAGCTATTTTCTTGTCGAACAGAGCATGAGTGAATACGGGGTCCTCAATAAATATAATCGGAGTGCGTGGATGCTTATCCCGAAGTATGCGATAGAAGGTTTCCATCTTCTCATATATCTGATCGGAGGAAGCATTAGGGACGAAGTCTAGTACATACACTCCTGCATCTACTGAGGACATTACTTCGGCTATTTCGTAGTCTAAAAGTGCATTTCCACTGAATCCCAAATTGACGATTTCTCGATTGAGACGGCGGGAAATAATATTGGTATGTGCCATCCCAGGACGATTGGCACAGCCACCTTGAAGAATGCTTGTTCCATAAAAAACGATTGGTTTAGTCCGTACTGGAATTGCCGTTCGAGGTACTGATATAGATGCTTCTGCGTCTATTCCGATGGACAATGAAATTACTCCATCATAAAGAGGTAAATATAGCATATATTCTCGCTCGACCGGTTCCATATTTGCTATAATTGTAGCTTGATTCACTTTTCCGGTGGGGCGCCCACTATTCACAAATCTCCATGCTCCGTCTACCCATGTGTATAGATCGAGTCCTTTAGTACCGGTAGGTGTCATATGATTCATCAGGTTATTATTCAAATTCTCCCATTTGGTGGCTATTGTTGTTGAATTGGAGCAAAATCTGATTGCTAATCCTGCGGAGTTTCTGCTTAAATTCCATACCGGTTTACGAGAGACATGCTTTAATGAATCCGGCAATCGTTCGTAGCGATTTTCTGTATTCTTTGTGGCTTTACCATACAATGGAAACTTGGCAGCATCATAATATTTTAATTGAGCTTCCAGATATTCCGGCAAGCACAAGAATGTAATGAGCAAAATGATGATATGTCTTTTCATAATAAATGGTTGTTTATAAAAGCAATGCAATATACATAAAAAGAAACTTACTATGTATATTGCTATAGCTTTTATGAATATCCGGATTGGGCTAATTTTTCTTGAAGAATCCAATTGTAGAAACGACTGCCCGGTTTCCTCCGGTCATGTCATTCAAGTGTTCGTCTCCTACAACCATTCCGGTAGAACCTCCGCCATCAAGATTAATAGCTCCTACACAGCCTAATCCTTTCATTATTTGTGCCAGTTCTGTTAAAGTAGCTCCACCACTGGCGGTAATACGTCCGTCACATATGAATATGACCACTTTTCCATCTTCACGATAACCGATTGCTGTACGGTCCGGGGTTACATTCGCTCCGAAAATGTCATACGGAATGATTTCATAGTTACTGAGATAGTAATCTGTGCCCTTTGATGTCTCTGTAAAATCGAATGGGATTTTTTTGTCTTTCAGTAATACAGGACCTGCACTTAAAGCATATTTAGGACTCCAGCTAATTGCGGTAGTCGGATTTTCATTAGTGACAATTCCATATTTATTTTCTCCTTTGACAGATGGCAAAGGACGGTCGAAATAGAAAACATTGCTGGAGGCATCCGTTCCTGTCCAAACAACATTCGGCTTGCCTGAAGCATCTACGCCGAATGTTCCTCTTGTCACATTATACATACTGTTGTATTCTGTATCGCCAGTTTTTAGTGACCCCCGAACGGCTGAAACAGAGCCCGATTTAATGGAATTGATAACAGCTATTCCTGTATGGTTTCCATTATAGAAGTATCCTCCATTGACCAATAAATAACAGTCTCCATTGAATGACGCAGATTGCGTGTCGATGGTTGCGGGAGAAGATGGTATGTGGACACGTACTTCTACCTTACCGGTAGAGAGATCACCAATGGCGTACCATGCATGGAAATTACTACCATTTAAGTTACTGGTGGTTTCGTACAGTTCGATTTCTGCCGGTAATGTAGACTTGGTCAGTTTATTCCATGTCAATTGGATCGCTTGTGGCTCTGTTTCCAAGGAAACAGTCGACTCTGCACTGTAATAAGTACCGGTAGAGGTTGTCAGGAAGGCACGTACTTTATAGGATTTGCCATAGTCGAGTAAGGTATTCGGAATCACTTGAAATACTTTTCCGTCTTCAGCAACTTCCGGTCCGTTTTGCTTTTGATCATTGATAGTGGGTGTGTTTTCGGTACTCCAGCATAAACCATATTTTACGTTGGTTTGTCCAGCTATGTTTGTCACTTGATAAGAGGAACTGATACAAGTTGAGTTTGCTTTGATACTTCCTATGATTGCGATGCTTGGCTCGTCACCGAGGGCTACCAACCGATAGAGCTCGTAAATGGCACGTGAAGTATTCGTAGCCGAGAATGCTCTTACTCCGAAATAGTATATGTTTCCTTCTTCCAGACCATTTTCGATTGTATATTCTGTGACATTTGCGGATACCTTGGCTATTTCTATATTTTCACTGGTATCTGCTTTTCTTAATAAGATGCTGAATCCGGTTTCATTATTACTATTGTCTTTCCAACGTAGTAATACTTTGGTTTTTCCCATTCTTTCTATGGTTATGTCTGAAGGTGCTTGTACGCTTGCAGACTGTTCGTCGCCGTCATTGTCACTTGAGCAGGCTCCGAAGGCACATGTTAATAATATTGCTATAAATATAATCTGTTTCATTTTACTGTACTATTTATTGTTTGATTACAAAGACTGTTTATTTGCTGATTCTGATCGCATCAAGTGCTTTGACGGTTATTTGTTTTTTATTAGGCAGTGTAACCTTGTGTTCTTGTTCACTCATATTTACTATAAGGTATACGTGTTCGCCTGATACACTAGCCCATTCTGCCGCTAATACTACCGAAGTTATTTCATAGTTGGGTATCTCTTGCGTTGGGTTATCACCAGTTGGAATTATTTCCTGTATAAAACGGCCTCCCAAGAATAAATCATGTTGTTGACGGCGGAAATCTGTCAGATTTTTCAGAAATTTAGCTTCCCTTTTAGCGTCCGGGCGCATCAACAGACTGGGCTCTACCCATCCTAACTGAGAACCCCATAACAGACTACGCATACTCATGAAATTCAAAGAACCGTCTGTGATACGCCAAGGGATGTAGGTGTATCCGCTATAGATGCAACGGTCAGAATAAATGAGCGGGAACAACGGAACCATTTTTGTATAGCTGTTGTGCGGAGAATTGACAACTAACATCATGTCAAACAGGTCAATATAGCACTCTGCATTTTCTTCTGTTGTCATGGCTTGGTTCTCTTTGTATAGATTTGTGCGCATTTCGGTGAGTAAACTGCGGTAGGCAAAAGGCCACCAATCACCACCGCCAGGTGCATGTCCGTGGTTGGTTGCATAGCAGGGTTCGCTGTTGGCGCAACCTATCTGATCCATATATACACCGTTCGTTTTTAGTTCAGTTAATATCTGTTTGTTGACTCCTTTCAGCACATCTCTCCAAATATAAGAAGCTGGGCAGGTTACAGTATTTAATACCTTTGAGCTATATACTTCTGTATATAATGTACCATCAGCTTTGCGACAAGAGGCATCTTTACCATTAAGCGTTTTATAGCTGTCTGTTGCTGGATCCCATAGACGACCGTTAATATATGGAGTAATAAATCCTCCAAGTTCCTGTGTTTCTTTAATCATTTCTTTGAATCCTGCTTTTTCGGGAAAGTATTCCGGATATTTAGTATCGAAACGATGATTGTGCCAATAATACCAATGCAATCCGACTCCTTTTCCATAGTATTTCATCGCTTTACGTACTGCTTCCATTGTTTCAGCATTTACTTCTCCCGGCCGTAGCCACATATCAGCGTTTTTGATCCATTCTGCTATAGGACGTTCTGAAATAGTTTTTGCACCCCACAGTGTTTCGAAAGTAAATGGACGATACCATTGTACTGCAGCGTCCTGCCATCCCTTTTGGGTAAATCCCATCACTGTTTCCCAAGGAATGCAGAACTTCTTGTTTTGAGTCCAGGCATAGGATGTTGTCACATTCTGAATAAATACAAGACTTTTTCCTTCACTTTTCATTCTGAATACTTTGCCAGATCCCCCTTTGTCTTGTGCGGCAAAGTAGACTGTGCCTCCTTTATGATGCATCAGCACTAATTGCATTGTGCCTGTACACGAAGGATAACGTGATTGCAGTTGTCCTTCATTGCCGATTGTGTATTCGGTCCCGAATCCGACAGGAAGAATTCCTTTTGCTCCTTCCGGTCTGTTTACAGCAATACGGGGAAATTCAGATTCTGTAATCACCCATCCTTCCGGCATTTCTGCTTCAATGCGCCATTCCGGTAGTTCGGCATCTTTACCTAATGTGACTAATATGCGTACCGGACACGTCGGTCCTGCATCTATAACCATTTGCCAGGTGAATATTAATGTTGAGGCATCTTGAGTTTTTTGTATCTCGCCTCCTTTATATTCGCCCCATCGGGGCATTAAGGTCGGGTTCTCTCCGTTGGGACCCCGATAGATTAGTTGCCACGGATGTGTTGTACTTCCATCTACAGGCAATATGTTCATGCCATCCATGCGGAATTCCTTGAATAAGAATTCTTTTCCGTTGGCAAACACTAATTCAACATTCTTGTTTTTTAATACAAAGTTTCCATTTTCATTTTTAGCAGTCACTGAGGCTGATAAAGTTCCAAAACATTGTAAATAGCATAATATGCTAATAATACCGGTTATCATATTTCTCATATACAAAAGATTAGGATGAATAATTTCTATTTAATAATTTCGATGCTTTTTCTGAATAATTTTATTACTTCCTCTTGTGGAAGAGCGGTTTCCAATATGAGACGCCCTGCTGCGGGGAGGATACTTTTGCTTCCTGCTGACCGGATAGGTATTCTTTTACCACTCTCATTCATCAAAGACAGCTTGTTTTTTTCTATATCAAGAGTGAGTTGCCCTGTACCGTTCATATGCCAATAAATGATACAAGTCCTTCCTGCTTTCTGGAAAATGAATGCCCGGATTGGCTTTTCGTCATCCTTGGTTATTTGACGATAGGGGTATAACTGATAATTTCCTTTTTTATCTTTCATCAGAAGATATTCTTGTTCGGGATTTTTGAGTAATTCTTTCTGTTTGTCTGTCAGGACACCTTGAAGTTTTACTTCTTCCCACATTTTGATAACTCTCAGGTTATCTTCCGTACGAGGATGATTCTGTAACTCTTTTAAATTGCCAACTAATGATATGGGAGAATTCCATGCGACAGCTTTGCTGCAAATATATTCATACATGTCTGGTTGCATGCCTATTGTCTTGTCGTTGGGAGCCAAGTAATTCACCCATCCGAAATTGACAGAAGTAAAATCTTTGGCTATCTGCTCTGCACATCGAAGTGTATACTTCTTCATTGCCGGACGGATACGTTCCGGAGGGAATATATCGAAAGCATTCCCACGACTTAAAATATGCCATCCATAATGTGATTTCAATGCTCCTTCTGCAAATAATGGAGTTGGTTTCATTTCGTTGTATACTATCATCTGAGAGCGGGAGACATTATACCAATAAGGCATCGGTACATCTTCCGCACCATCAAAATAGACAAAACGAAAGCCTGCTTCGTGGTAGATTTTTCCTAAACGTTCGGCAATCTCTTTTTGGATTCCTGTATTTTGGTTGACACGGATAAACAGGGGCCAGTCATCTACATCCAATAGTCTGAAATGTTGTCCTTTGTCATGTGAGGCTGCTTTTGAGTTAAATACTCCCCGTACACATCCCGTAAATTGATATGGTGGTTCGGTGGTATAGTTCTCATAAGTGACAAGCTCGTTGTCAATTTGCAGGAGACGTCGTCCTTTCTCCATACGTACACCTTCCGGATTACCTTCTATAGTGATGATAGTACTTGAATCATCTAATGGTTCCGAGAGAATAAATTCGCGTACATGGTTGGTGCGGGAGTCCGGTATGCCGTTGTTGATATATGGGTCATTCACTGCTACTTTGGAATAATGAATATGAATGCCGGGTATCATGCCTGCTGCTTTGATTTTATTAGTGATTTCCTGTAAATCTTTCATTCCATTCGGATATTCTTTTCTCCATTCATAATGTCCGCAAGCTTTGGCGAAATCAACATAATAGACGACAATGGATTTGAAACCACCTTTTTGAGCATATGCAATATGTTCATCTATATTTTTAGTCGTGACATCACGTAGCTCATAATAGGAGTACTGATATTCTTTACGTTGGCGACTTTCTACTCCTAAAGGCATATGATAGTCACGTTCTACTTTATCAATACAGGTTAGCAGTTTTTCTTTTGAAGTAGTAATCAGTGCTGCACCGGAATTGAAAAGTTTCACTTGAAAATCAAGTCCTGCATACATCGTAGTATATTCCTTGTTTGCAAAAGCATCGATATAGGTGGTCGGATGGGTGCCTAGCAGGCATATGGCTGTCTGTTCATCCCATGATACATTCAGCCACTCACCAAAGTTCTCACGTTTACGTACTGGTAATTGTAATAATGAGATTTCATCTATTTCAGTTTTGCGTTTTACCCCAAAATCTTCGATACGATAATCAATTTGCTT
This sequence is a window from Bacteroides thetaiotaomicron VPI-5482. Protein-coding genes within it:
- a CDS encoding SGNH/GDSL hydrolase family protein; this encodes MKRHIIILLITFLCLPEYLEAQLKYYDAAKFPLYGKATKNTENRYERLPDSLKHVSRKPVWNLSRNSAGLAIRFCSNSTTIATKWENLNNNLMNHMTPTGTKGLDLYTWVDGAWRFVNSGRPTGKVNQATIIANMEPVEREYMLYLPLYDGVISLSIGIDAEASISVPRTAIPVRTKPIVFYGTSILQGGCANRPGMAHTNIISRRLNREIVNLGFSGNALLDYEIAEVMSSVDAGVYVLDFVPNASSDQIYEKMETFYRILRDKHPRTPIIFIEDPVFTHALFDKKIAIEINKKNKAVNSVFKSLKTKGEKNIYIISSEKMLGEDGEATVDGIHFTDLGMMRYADLVCPVIKKVLKK
- a CDS encoding phosphodiester glycosidase family protein translates to MKQIIFIAILLTCAFGACSSDNDGDEQSASVQAPSDITIERMGKTKVLLRWKDNSNNETGFSILLRKADTSENIEIAKVSANVTEYTIENGLEEGNIYYFGVRAFSATNTSRAIYELYRLVALGDEPSIAIIGSIKANSTCISSSYQVTNIAGQTNVKYGLCWSTENTPTINDQKQNGPEVAEDGKVFQVIPNTLLDYGKSYKVRAFLTTSTGTYYSAESTVSLETEPQAIQLTWNKLTKSTLPAEIELYETTSNLNGSNFHAWYAIGDLSTGKVEVRVHIPSSPATIDTQSASFNGDCYLLVNGGYFYNGNHTGIAVINSIKSGSVSAVRGSLKTGDTEYNSMYNVTRGTFGVDASGKPNVVWTGTDASSNVFYFDRPLPSVKGENKYGIVTNENPTTAISWSPKYALSAGPVLLKDKKIPFDFTETSKGTDYYLSNYEIIPYDIFGANVTPDRTAIGYREDGKVVIFICDGRITASGGATLTELAQIMKGLGCVGAINLDGGGSTGMVVGDEHLNDMTGGNRAVVSTIGFFKKN
- a CDS encoding DUF6259 domain-containing protein, translating into MRNMITGIISILCYLQCFGTLSASVTAKNENGNFVLKNKNVELVFANGKEFLFKEFRMDGMNILPVDGSTTHPWQLIYRGPNGENPTLMPRWGEYKGGEIQKTQDASTLIFTWQMVIDAGPTCPVRILVTLGKDAELPEWRIEAEMPEGWVITESEFPRIAVNRPEGAKGILPVGFGTEYTIGNEGQLQSRYPSCTGTMQLVLMHHKGGTVYFAAQDKGGSGKVFRMKSEGKSLVFIQNVTTSYAWTQNKKFCIPWETVMGFTQKGWQDAAVQWYRPFTFETLWGAKTISERPIAEWIKNADMWLRPGEVNAETMEAVRKAMKYYGKGVGLHWYYWHNHRFDTKYPEYFPEKAGFKEMIKETQELGGFITPYINGRLWDPATDSYKTLNGKDASCRKADGTLYTEVYSSKVLNTVTCPASYIWRDVLKGVNKQILTELKTNGVYMDQIGCANSEPCYATNHGHAPGGGDWWPFAYRSLLTEMRTNLYKENQAMTTEENAECYIDLFDMMLVVNSPHNSYTKMVPLFPLIYSDRCIYSGYTYIPWRITDGSLNFMSMRSLLWGSQLGWVEPSLLMRPDAKREAKFLKNLTDFRRQQHDLFLGGRFIQEIIPTGDNPTQEIPNYEITSVVLAAEWASVSGEHVYLIVNMSEQEHKVTLPNKKQITVKALDAIRISK